The proteins below come from a single Candidatus Neomarinimicrobiota bacterium genomic window:
- a CDS encoding FtsQ-type POTRA domain-containing protein gives MMPKRKKVRRKKKMPKWVTPVIRWSLISASLLFFGVLVNYAIDWSLLSGDFDLTATEIRGNNILAQDEIIALAKIPFAQSLTDIDLKAIQRRVEEHSYIKGARVSRDFPKKISIDVVERQPMAYLNLTNFLVIDDEGVVMPLRHDDMEFNVPTLTGFNPAEELYPVGLKCLSHKTLEAVSYLAFIRDRFPVLFEDISELTVDKTDEYVMVLAEKPTKIHFGEANMLAQIELLKEFYTILPGGWTLHNYRYVDLRYKNQIVVRERT, from the coding sequence ATGATGCCTAAGCGGAAAAAAGTGCGCAGAAAAAAGAAGATGCCGAAATGGGTAACGCCCGTCATCAGATGGAGCCTCATCTCAGCCTCCCTCCTTTTTTTCGGTGTTCTGGTCAATTACGCCATTGACTGGTCACTGCTGAGTGGTGACTTTGACCTGACGGCCACGGAGATCCGCGGAAACAATATTTTGGCGCAGGACGAGATTATTGCCCTGGCGAAGATTCCCTTCGCTCAGTCGCTGACTGATATTGACCTGAAGGCCATCCAGCGGCGGGTGGAGGAGCATTCCTACATAAAAGGAGCCCGGGTGAGCCGAGACTTCCCGAAAAAGATTAGTATTGATGTGGTGGAACGGCAACCCATGGCCTACCTGAACCTCACCAATTTTCTGGTCATTGACGATGAGGGCGTTGTAATGCCGCTCCGGCACGATGATATGGAATTCAACGTTCCGACCCTTACTGGTTTCAACCCCGCAGAGGAACTCTACCCGGTGGGACTGAAATGCCTCTCCCACAAGACGCTGGAGGCGGTGAGCTACCTCGCGTTTATCCGGGACCGGTTCCCTGTTCTGTTTGAGGACATCTCCGAGCTCACCGTGGACAAAACGGACGAATATGTTATGGTACTGGCGGAGAAGCCTACCAAAATCCATTTCGGTGAGGCCAATATGTTGGCACAGATTGAACTGTTGAAAGAATTTTACACCATCCTACCTGGTGGGTGGACGTTACACAATTATCGCTACGTTGACCTTAGATACAAAAACCAAATTGTAGTGAGGGAAAGAACGTGA
- a CDS encoding cell division protein FtsW, which translates to MPIEVSSEKYDRPLLIITMILLAIGAVMVFSSSSDISLDKFGSGTFYFRRHLLRVFMGLAVMVAAMFIDYRLLKRIAALLFIVSIVLLIVTKVMFLIAGNHSPARWLYLGPLRIQTSDLARFATIIYLATYIDKKRDGIGDYVNGFLPPVIMTGIVMALIIIQPDYSTAIMIGLIVMIMLFIGRARLIHMLATCGVGMTILIPVMIAEPYRFKRLIFYLKGIFDFSDASYQLQQSIISLGNGGMIGVGLGASTGKNLFLPAPHTDFILAIMGEEIGFAGIFVLITLYLAIFHRALKISKGCTDVFGIMLGIGLSVQIVTYAFINSAVVTGIVPTTGLPIPFISFGGSGLLTNLLSVGVLLNISMARRTVRRRSEARIRFA; encoded by the coding sequence ATGCCCATAGAGGTGTCCTCAGAAAAATACGATAGACCGCTCCTCATCATCACCATGATACTTCTTGCGATTGGGGCGGTAATGGTCTTTAGTTCCAGTTCAGACATTTCCCTGGACAAATTCGGCAGCGGCACCTTCTATTTCCGGCGGCACCTTTTACGTGTTTTTATGGGGCTAGCTGTCATGGTGGCTGCCATGTTCATAGATTATCGCCTGCTGAAGCGGATCGCTGCACTCCTCTTTATTGTGAGCATTGTGCTATTGATCGTTACCAAGGTGATGTTCCTCATAGCGGGAAACCATTCACCGGCCCGGTGGCTCTACCTGGGACCGCTTCGAATTCAGACATCGGACCTAGCCCGGTTCGCCACTATCATATACCTGGCAACATATATCGATAAAAAACGGGACGGAATCGGTGACTATGTTAACGGCTTCCTCCCTCCCGTCATCATGACAGGGATTGTCATGGCACTTATCATTATTCAACCGGACTACAGTACGGCAATTATGATCGGTCTCATTGTTATGATCATGCTTTTCATCGGCAGGGCCAGGCTGATCCACATGCTAGCCACCTGTGGCGTGGGGATGACAATCCTTATACCTGTTATGATCGCCGAACCATACAGGTTTAAGAGATTGATTTTCTACTTAAAGGGGATATTCGATTTTTCCGACGCCAGTTACCAGCTCCAGCAGTCGATCATCAGCCTCGGCAATGGTGGAATGATAGGCGTTGGCCTGGGCGCCAGTACAGGCAAGAACCTTTTCCTCCCGGCACCTCACACTGATTTTATTCTGGCTATTATGGGTGAAGAGATCGGCTTCGCCGGTATTTTTGTCCTCATTACGCTCTACCTGGCTATTTTCCACAGGGCGCTGAAGATTTCCAAAGGGTGTACGGATGTGTTCGGCATCATGCTGGGCATCGGTCTGTCGGTCCAGATCGTGACGTATGCCTTCATAAATTCGGCGGTAGTGACGGGGATCGTCCCCACCACCGGGCTCCCCATTCCGTTCATAAGTTTTGGCGGCAGTGGCCTGTTGACGAATCTCCTCTCCGTAGGGGTCCTGCTGAATATATCAATGGCTAGGCGGACGGTGAGAAGAAGATCGGAAGCGAGGATCCGTTTTGCCTGA
- a CDS encoding sodium:solute symporter family protein, with amino-acid sequence MAAMILLGLALQSRIDNISDFLIAGRNLGLLLTTATFAGTQLGAGVILGGAELAAQHGVWAGMWPGIGVGGGLIFAGFMAAKKLRRKGVYVPLDFFGERYGENLWVRLWAWISNIPSLLGILGVQFMATGAVATMFGVSFKTGVWSAGGVVLIYSMLGGMWGAVVTDLVQVSVIVVAIPGLAFFTFQALAANEGVAVTSSIGELLAVPFVSEGMASNAVFNILPFLLMISVSYDAYLRFQSAKSGNTAKWGAVYGGLIVIAISFFAALIGAAGRAVDPATNATTVLPQMIQSILSPMLGGIVLAALLAAAMSTANSLIISIAGSCSRDFYNKILHRDEKLGDLPFAKPLSRVVVAVSALLGIQIALHFEGLLRTMIVFATPYMASMLVPLLGGLLWPRATAKAAYSAMIMGGVVGMTAFAVSVPGPFEGLFNADLALLIAWSMSTVVFVLVTLVIPTKGETS; translated from the coding sequence TTGGCGGCCATGATCCTTTTAGGATTAGCCCTGCAAAGCCGGATCGACAACATATCCGACTTCCTGATCGCCGGTCGCAACCTCGGGCTGTTACTGACCACTGCTACATTCGCCGGCACCCAACTAGGGGCCGGTGTCATTCTAGGGGGGGCCGAACTGGCAGCACAACACGGTGTCTGGGCCGGCATGTGGCCGGGAATTGGCGTAGGAGGCGGGTTGATTTTCGCCGGCTTCATGGCGGCCAAGAAGCTGCGCCGGAAGGGTGTTTACGTTCCTCTGGACTTCTTCGGAGAGCGATACGGGGAGAATCTCTGGGTTCGGCTCTGGGCCTGGATATCCAATATCCCTAGCCTGCTCGGGATTCTGGGCGTGCAGTTCATGGCGACAGGTGCCGTAGCCACCATGTTTGGTGTCAGCTTCAAGACGGGCGTCTGGTCCGCCGGAGGCGTGGTGCTGATTTACAGCATGCTCGGCGGAATGTGGGGCGCCGTTGTCACGGACCTGGTTCAAGTCTCGGTCATCGTGGTTGCGATCCCGGGACTCGCCTTCTTCACCTTCCAGGCACTGGCGGCCAACGAAGGTGTCGCGGTGACGTCCAGTATCGGCGAATTGCTCGCCGTTCCATTCGTCTCTGAAGGCATGGCATCAAACGCCGTCTTTAATATTCTTCCGTTTCTCCTTATGATATCTGTTTCGTACGATGCCTATCTGCGCTTCCAGTCCGCCAAATCGGGAAATACAGCCAAATGGGGTGCTGTGTACGGCGGATTGATTGTTATCGCCATCTCGTTTTTCGCCGCGCTCATCGGCGCAGCCGGGCGTGCGGTCGATCCGGCCACCAATGCCACCACGGTCCTTCCGCAGATGATCCAATCCATTTTGTCACCGATGCTGGGGGGAATTGTGCTCGCGGCCCTGCTGGCGGCCGCCATGTCGACGGCCAACAGCCTTATCATTTCCATCGCTGGCTCCTGTTCCCGGGACTTCTACAACAAGATTCTCCACAGAGATGAGAAGTTGGGTGACCTGCCGTTCGCAAAGCCGCTGTCTCGAGTAGTCGTGGCGGTCTCGGCACTGCTAGGCATTCAAATTGCACTGCATTTCGAAGGCCTTCTGCGGACGATGATCGTGTTCGCCACGCCCTACATGGCGAGTATGCTGGTTCCCTTGCTCGGCGGTCTCCTGTGGCCGCGAGCCACCGCGAAAGCCGCGTACAGTGCTATGATCATGGGAGGGGTTGTGGGCATGACTGCATTCGCGGTCTCGGTTCCCGGACCTTTCGAGGGTCTTTTCAATGCCGACCTAGCGTTGTTGATTGCCTGGTCGATGTCGACAGTCGTATTCGTGCTCGTGACTCTTGTGATCCCGACAAAAGGAGAAACCTCATGA
- a CDS encoding UDP-N-acetylmuramate--L-alanine ligase, whose protein sequence is MLGKVKKVHFVGIGGIGMSGIAELLINLGFEVTGSDMKTTDITKNLQKHGAVIHEGHKPGNVNDSDVLVYSSAVQADNPELKRAKKKLIPIIRRAEMLGELLKLKQTSVAISGTHGKTTTTSMMGSVLTEAGMDPTLVVGGVVKSLDVNALLGQGDVIVVEADEFDKSFLQLTPTYAIITNIDSDHMDCYDSEQDLLNAFAQYANATPFYGAVVACVDEPMVKRILPDISRPVITYGFSGDAEFQADSRVYREVRSTFVAKHREEELGEVELIVPGAHNIKNALAVIALGMEMEIDFDTISNGLKQFSGVKRRFEIKGVFDDVMIVDDYAHHPTEVSATLRAIKNGWDRRLVTVFQPHLYSRTQNFYEDFARSFLISDVLIVTDVYPAREEPLAGVTGELITNMAKSMGHENVYWVEDKKRLIAAMKALVEPGDLVITMGAGDIWRICDEYAAMLGKEAVEA, encoded by the coding sequence ATGCTTGGGAAAGTCAAAAAAGTTCATTTTGTGGGGATCGGCGGCATCGGCATGAGCGGTATTGCCGAGCTCCTCATCAATCTCGGTTTTGAGGTGACGGGCTCTGACATGAAGACCACAGACATCACCAAAAACCTCCAGAAACACGGGGCTGTGATCCACGAGGGTCACAAGCCGGGGAATGTGAACGATTCCGATGTGCTGGTCTATTCCTCCGCGGTGCAGGCGGACAATCCCGAACTTAAGAGGGCTAAAAAGAAACTTATCCCTATCATTCGGCGGGCGGAGATGCTGGGCGAGCTACTGAAACTGAAACAGACTTCCGTGGCAATAAGCGGCACCCACGGAAAGACAACCACCACCTCCATGATGGGTTCAGTGCTGACAGAAGCGGGGATGGACCCTACCCTGGTGGTAGGCGGCGTGGTGAAAAGCCTGGATGTGAACGCCTTGCTGGGCCAAGGTGACGTCATCGTAGTGGAAGCCGACGAGTTCGACAAAAGTTTTCTACAGCTAACGCCCACTTATGCCATCATTACAAATATTGATTCAGATCATATGGACTGCTACGATTCGGAACAGGATTTGCTCAACGCCTTCGCGCAGTACGCGAACGCCACACCCTTTTATGGTGCTGTTGTGGCGTGTGTGGATGAGCCTATGGTAAAGCGGATCCTCCCGGACATCAGCCGACCCGTGATTACCTATGGTTTTTCAGGGGATGCGGAGTTCCAGGCTGATAGTCGTGTTTATCGGGAGGTCCGCTCAACTTTTGTCGCGAAACACCGAGAGGAAGAGTTGGGAGAAGTGGAGCTGATCGTTCCTGGTGCCCACAACATAAAGAACGCCCTGGCGGTCATCGCCCTGGGAATGGAGATGGAAATCGATTTTGACACCATCAGTAACGGCCTGAAACAGTTCAGCGGCGTGAAGCGGCGGTTTGAGATCAAGGGTGTCTTTGACGATGTGATGATAGTGGACGACTATGCCCACCACCCCACGGAAGTCTCCGCCACACTTAGAGCGATAAAAAACGGGTGGGATCGCAGACTGGTGACCGTTTTTCAGCCACACCTTTACAGCCGGACCCAGAACTTTTACGAGGATTTCGCCCGGTCTTTTCTCATCAGCGATGTCCTCATTGTGACAGATGTTTACCCGGCCAGGGAGGAACCCTTGGCCGGCGTTACAGGAGAGCTTATTACCAACATGGCCAAATCCATGGGGCATGAAAATGTCTACTGGGTAGAAGACAAGAAACGACTCATAGCCGCCATGAAGGCGCTGGTGGAGCCTGGAGATCTTGTGATTACCATGGGTGCTGGTGATATCTGGCGTATTTGCGATGAATACGCCGCCATGCTGGGAAAAGAGGCGGTGGAAGCCTGA
- the ftsZ gene encoding cell division protein FtsZ, with the protein MFEFDSLADQKARIKVIGVGGAGGNAVNRMINSGLTGVEFIAVNTDAQDLDNNRAETKIQIGKNITKGLGAGAKADIGRTAMETEKDAVASIIESADMIFVTAGMGGGTGTGAAPIVSQIARELGALTVGVVTRPFNFEGPKRMNRATSGIEEMQKSCDTLISIPNQKLLTIVDKSTTVVEAFQMADTILHQATRGISDLINVHGLINLDFADVETIMRDMGDAIMGTGVAIGEERAVLAAQQAISSPLLDDVNMRGAQGVLVNITGGDGLTLMEADDATSIIFEEAGQDANIIFGAVIDPSLGEEIHVTVIATGFNAKARAAEVGIQGKEQVARLNFRQEAEQIHETPNVPTHQSKVTEDDRPVLDAPAPDPMVFKDDDLEIPAFLRQRQQ; encoded by the coding sequence CTGTTCGAATTCGATTCACTAGCTGACCAAAAAGCACGTATAAAAGTAATTGGCGTTGGCGGCGCAGGCGGAAACGCCGTCAACAGGATGATAAACTCGGGCCTCACCGGCGTGGAGTTCATTGCGGTGAACACCGACGCGCAGGACCTGGATAACAACCGGGCCGAGACAAAGATCCAGATCGGCAAGAACATAACGAAGGGTCTAGGTGCAGGCGCCAAGGCGGACATCGGCAGGACCGCCATGGAGACGGAGAAAGACGCCGTCGCCTCTATCATTGAGAGTGCGGACATGATCTTTGTCACCGCCGGCATGGGCGGCGGAACGGGAACAGGGGCGGCACCTATCGTGTCTCAAATTGCCCGGGAGCTGGGCGCCCTGACCGTAGGAGTCGTGACACGGCCGTTCAATTTCGAAGGGCCGAAGCGGATGAACCGGGCCACCAGCGGCATTGAAGAGATGCAGAAGAGTTGTGATACACTCATATCAATCCCGAATCAGAAACTTCTCACAATTGTGGACAAATCCACCACTGTGGTGGAGGCGTTCCAGATGGCCGATACTATCCTCCATCAGGCCACACGGGGCATTTCGGACCTCATCAACGTTCACGGTCTCATAAATCTCGATTTTGCCGATGTGGAAACCATCATGCGTGACATGGGTGATGCCATCATGGGTACCGGTGTGGCCATAGGTGAAGAGCGGGCGGTGCTGGCGGCTCAGCAGGCCATCTCCTCTCCACTGCTGGATGATGTGAATATGCGTGGTGCACAGGGTGTACTGGTAAACATCACCGGCGGTGATGGCCTTACTCTCATGGAGGCGGACGATGCCACATCCATTATTTTTGAGGAAGCGGGCCAGGATGCAAACATAATCTTCGGCGCTGTCATCGATCCCTCGTTAGGTGAGGAGATCCATGTGACGGTCATCGCCACTGGCTTTAACGCCAAGGCACGAGCAGCCGAGGTCGGCATCCAGGGTAAGGAACAGGTGGCCAGGCTCAACTTTCGCCAGGAAGCTGAGCAGATCCACGAAACTCCCAATGTCCCTACTCACCAATCAAAGGTGACGGAGGACGACCGGCCAGTTCTAGATGCACCAGCGCCCGATCCCATGGTCTTTAAGGATGACGACCTGGAAATCCCTGCCTTTTTGAGACAGCGCCAACAGTAG
- a CDS encoding nucleotide pyrophosphohydrolase codes for MDDKTTVQQLKQEIEDFVNERDWAQFHSPKNLAMALAVEAAELMDLFKWFTLEESREQIKESLRADVADELADIMIYAMAFANRHDLDIAAAVTEKMTKNRVKYPAEKFQGHF; via the coding sequence ATGGATGACAAAACAACGGTGCAGCAACTAAAGCAAGAGATTGAAGATTTTGTGAATGAACGGGACTGGGCCCAGTTCCACAGCCCCAAAAACCTCGCCATGGCGCTGGCCGTTGAGGCGGCTGAACTGATGGATCTTTTCAAATGGTTTACGCTGGAGGAGTCGCGGGAACAGATAAAGGAGAGCTTACGTGCCGACGTCGCAGATGAGCTGGCCGATATTATGATTTACGCCATGGCCTTTGCTAACAGGCACGACCTCGATATTGCCGCAGCCGTCACCGAAAAGATGACGAAGAACAGGGTAAAATACCCAGCGGAAAAGTTCCAGGGTCATTTTTGA
- a CDS encoding methylenetetrahydrofolate reductase [NAD(P)H], with product MKISDKLEDYKAQEKTFYSFEFFPPKTDFGLDNLYGRIDRMASLQPAYIDITWG from the coding sequence ATGAAAATTTCAGACAAATTAGAGGATTATAAGGCTCAGGAAAAAACCTTCTACAGCTTTGAGTTCTTCCCACCGAAGACAGACTTTGGTCTGGATAACCTGTATGGCAGAATTGATAGAATGGCATCTCTGCAACCAGCTTATATCGATATAACCTGGGG
- a CDS encoding alpha/beta hydrolase → MMLRKKTIYRMGLIFLLWIGSLLTIHAQPSGLTEKDVTVYGFNLHYGEAGSGPPLVLLHGLWGGRNEWRLNIDPLTANFRVIVLDQIGFGDSDKPHANYHNALLAQFLAGFLEALEITKATLVGHAMGANTTTYMAVHYPHLVERMVLVDGAGYRNPNRDLARSLTEAQIKFRRTVTGSDLAATRSFLKRRVYDPELITDSWVQEAFTLWLKSARAIENMLLEGGDVTEEEMRTIRVPALIVWGKEDQVFPLSNADRLNQDIAGSYKVIFHEAGHLPQVEVPDKFNRVVYEFLTTGKVKLKSY, encoded by the coding sequence ATGATGCTCCGAAAAAAAACGATATACCGAATGGGACTGATTTTTCTGTTGTGGATCGGAAGTCTACTAACCATCCACGCTCAACCGTCCGGTCTCACAGAAAAAGACGTTACCGTCTACGGCTTCAATCTACACTACGGCGAAGCAGGCAGCGGACCACCGCTTGTGTTACTGCACGGTTTGTGGGGTGGTCGGAACGAATGGCGTTTGAATATCGACCCGCTGACCGCCAATTTCCGCGTGATCGTCCTTGACCAGATCGGTTTCGGTGACTCGGATAAACCCCACGCCAATTATCATAATGCGTTGCTGGCGCAGTTTCTGGCGGGTTTTCTGGAAGCGCTTGAAATAACCAAAGCCACGCTGGTAGGCCACGCCATGGGTGCAAATACGACGACTTACATGGCCGTCCATTACCCCCACCTGGTAGAGCGAATGGTGCTGGTCGACGGAGCTGGATATCGAAACCCGAATCGCGATCTCGCCAGGTCGCTGACTGAAGCGCAGATTAAGTTTCGCCGGACCGTGACCGGATCGGATCTGGCCGCGACCCGAAGTTTTCTAAAGCGCCGTGTATATGATCCCGAACTGATCACTGACAGTTGGGTGCAAGAAGCGTTTACACTGTGGCTCAAATCTGCCCGAGCTATAGAGAATATGTTGTTGGAAGGTGGCGACGTGACCGAGGAAGAGATGCGAACAATCCGGGTACCTGCCCTGATCGTGTGGGGTAAAGAAGACCAGGTGTTCCCTTTGAGCAATGCTGATCGGCTCAATCAAGATATTGCCGGTTCATACAAGGTCATCTTCCATGAGGCAGGGCATCTTCCGCAGGTAGAGGTCCCGGATAAATTCAATCGGGTGGTCTATGAGTTTTTGACCACAGGCAAGGTAAAATTGAAGAGCTATTAA
- the murB gene encoding UDP-N-acetylmuramate dehydrogenase, with the protein MNTPPCWEKRRWKPEERVDPDFKRLEEKLTGKVMWNEPMKGHTSYGIGGPALGLFYPAGEADLSAILSLSQEKSAPVFFTGSGSNLLVSDDGFDGFVISLSKTFKTMEIDGTDIYAECGVMMGHFVKKCVGAELTGVESLVGVPGTLGGAIRMNAGAYGREISNFLTSIRVMTLNGDVKEVKRDEIEFSYRHSSLRDDEIVLSGKFKFEKRTPEEILELKLKASESRKTTQPLRFRSAGSVFKNPPEKAAGYLIDQAGLKGTRVGGAEISEKHANFFVNHGDASSEDLAELIRLARRTVREKFDINLELEIKTLGFAEGTFDA; encoded by the coding sequence ATGAATACGCCGCCATGCTGGGAAAAGAGGCGGTGGAAGCCTGAGGAACGTGTGGATCCTGACTTCAAACGGCTGGAGGAAAAGTTGACGGGAAAAGTCATGTGGAATGAGCCTATGAAAGGACACACCTCATACGGCATAGGCGGGCCGGCCCTGGGACTCTTCTACCCCGCCGGTGAGGCCGACCTGTCGGCAATTCTGTCCTTGTCTCAGGAAAAGTCCGCCCCCGTCTTTTTTACCGGATCAGGCTCGAACCTGCTGGTGAGTGATGACGGCTTTGACGGGTTTGTTATCAGCCTATCAAAAACATTCAAAACAATGGAAATCGACGGGACTGACATTTATGCCGAATGCGGTGTTATGATGGGTCATTTTGTGAAAAAATGCGTCGGAGCTGAGCTCACAGGAGTGGAAAGTTTAGTAGGTGTGCCAGGAACGCTGGGAGGCGCTATCCGGATGAACGCCGGCGCCTACGGGCGGGAGATATCCAATTTTCTCACCAGTATACGAGTCATGACACTGAATGGGGATGTGAAAGAGGTAAAAAGAGATGAGATTGAGTTCAGTTACCGCCACTCCTCCCTGAGAGACGATGAAATAGTGCTGTCGGGTAAATTCAAGTTTGAAAAAAGGACGCCGGAGGAAATCCTAGAGCTGAAGTTGAAGGCGAGCGAGAGCCGAAAAACGACACAACCGCTCCGTTTCCGCTCCGCCGGATCCGTCTTCAAGAATCCTCCGGAGAAAGCTGCCGGTTACCTCATCGATCAGGCGGGTCTGAAGGGAACCCGCGTCGGCGGCGCGGAAATCTCAGAAAAGCACGCCAATTTCTTTGTGAACCACGGTGACGCATCATCGGAGGACCTGGCGGAGCTCATTCGCCTAGCTAGGCGGACGGTACGGGAAAAATTTGACATCAACCTGGAGCTGGAGATCAAGACGCTCGGTTTCGCTGAAGGGACCTTTGATGCATGA
- the ftsA gene encoding cell division protein FtsA, giving the protein MQKPNCSEGKNVRNGLVQDKGTSVGLDVGTTKVCCIIAQSDGNGGDMKLLGAGVAPSHGVKRGTVVDIDATIQAIEDAVQKAETMANVKVSEAYVGLSGDHIRGLNTQGAIAISKNGHPVTYEDEIKNSDIDRVLEMSRAVSLPVDRKIIHILPQEFVVDHQGGIKNPMGMVGRRLEAHVHLITGATSAVKNVTKCVEETGIAVRRFIYQPLASGEAVLEPHEKELGVVLVDIGGGTTDICVYFEGEVRHSAVIALGGDCISNDLAMMTQVSIDEAEEIKTKYGSAKAAMASTDLEFELPRGADETPRQASEHEVSRYVEARMTEIFQMVKQEIQKRLQLSPWRSGIENPVSFGVVLTGGGSLLKNVASLGEEIFEVHVKIGVPKGLSGVVDVAASPIYATAIGLVQHPLNADNVYDPRHRQPAGVGKLVEDIGGWFRGFF; this is encoded by the coding sequence ATACAAAAACCAAATTGTAGTGAGGGAAAGAACGTGAGAAACGGGTTAGTTCAGGACAAAGGTACCTCTGTGGGCCTGGACGTGGGGACCACAAAGGTTTGTTGCATCATCGCTCAGTCTGACGGGAACGGTGGTGACATGAAACTGCTGGGTGCAGGCGTGGCCCCCTCCCACGGCGTAAAGCGGGGGACGGTGGTAGACATCGACGCCACCATCCAAGCTATTGAGGACGCCGTTCAAAAGGCAGAGACCATGGCCAATGTGAAGGTGTCCGAGGCTTACGTGGGGCTCTCCGGTGATCACATCCGGGGTCTTAACACCCAGGGCGCCATCGCCATATCAAAGAACGGTCACCCCGTCACTTACGAGGATGAGATTAAGAATTCGGATATTGACAGAGTGCTGGAGATGTCCCGCGCCGTCTCCCTTCCTGTTGACAGGAAAATAATCCACATTCTTCCGCAGGAATTTGTGGTGGATCACCAGGGCGGAATCAAGAATCCCATGGGGATGGTGGGCCGGCGGCTGGAGGCACACGTGCACCTTATCACCGGTGCCACATCAGCGGTGAAAAATGTTACCAAGTGTGTAGAGGAGACGGGCATCGCTGTGAGGCGGTTTATCTACCAGCCTCTCGCTTCGGGAGAGGCTGTGCTTGAGCCGCACGAAAAGGAGCTTGGTGTGGTGCTTGTGGACATCGGTGGCGGCACTACGGACATCTGCGTCTATTTTGAGGGTGAGGTACGGCACTCGGCTGTCATCGCCCTGGGCGGGGATTGCATTTCCAACGATCTCGCCATGATGACACAGGTCTCCATCGATGAAGCCGAAGAGATTAAAACCAAATATGGCTCGGCGAAGGCGGCCATGGCGTCTACGGATCTAGAGTTTGAACTGCCCCGAGGAGCCGACGAGACTCCCCGGCAAGCAAGCGAGCACGAGGTGTCCCGCTATGTGGAGGCGCGGATGACTGAAATTTTCCAGATGGTGAAGCAGGAGATCCAGAAACGTTTGCAACTGTCACCATGGCGGTCGGGCATTGAGAACCCCGTCTCCTTCGGTGTGGTATTGACAGGCGGTGGCTCACTGCTAAAAAATGTGGCGAGCCTTGGTGAAGAGATTTTTGAAGTACATGTAAAAATTGGTGTTCCGAAAGGTTTGAGCGGTGTGGTGGACGTGGCGGCGAGCCCCATCTACGCTACCGCCATTGGACTGGTTCAACATCCCCTCAATGCTGACAATGTGTACGATCCTAGACACCGGCAGCCTGCCGGTGTGGGCAAGCTTGTGGAGGACATTGGTGGATGGTTCCGGGGATTTTTTTAG